Part of the Methanolobus chelungpuianus genome is shown below.
CTGCACTTGTTGCTTTCATATGTGTCTTTTTTGCCTTCTCATATCCCCTGTCCGTTCTAGCTTCAAAGGCAGCGCGCATGGACAACAACATGCACTACTATATCACCCAGATGGGTTCCATAGCCACCGCAGAGACCCCAAGGCTTGATATTATCCGCATCGTGTCGGAGAATGAGGATTACCGTGAACTTGCGCATGAGACAAGGAAGATTTATGACCTTGTGACTGTCTGGAACATGAGCCTGGCAGATGCATGCAGGTTCATATCAAAAAGAACTCCATCTGTCATATTTGAGGATTTCCTTGACCGCTTTGCCCATGCGCTCCAGTCGGGAGAGGATGTGAAGAGCTTCCTTTTTGCCGAGCAGAACGTGGTAATGAACGAATATGAGGCTATGTATAACGGTGCCCTCTACTCTGTGGAGATAGTCAAGGAGCTTTTCGTTTCCCTTGTAATGTCCCTCATATTCCTGGCCTCCTTTGCGGTCATCATGCCTGTGATAACAGGTATGAACGCGGAACTGCTCATGGCCATCGTGGTCGTGGTCTTCCTTGTCACGGACCTTGTACTTGTTATGTTCACCAGGAGCAAGGTGCCGCAGGACCCGGCATGGAGCAGGTCAAAAGCGCTGACCAAAGACAAGATCAGGTTGTATCGCTCCATCCCCGTATCCCTGGCAGGCTGCCTCATTGTAGGCGTAGCTCTCCTTCTCTACGGGAAGGTCAACACTTCAATAGCTGTTGCGATGTTCTTCACTCCTCTTGTTTATACAGGATACGTCGCGCGTAAGATCGAAAAGAGTATTCGCAGGAAGGATGAGAACTTTCCGGCTTTCATCCGCTCCCTGGGCAGCTCCGCAGGTGCAAGGGGCGGCATGATAGATGACGCATTAAGGGCTCTGCGTGCTCATGATTTCGGACCCCTGACAAAAGATGTCAACAACCTCTACAAGATGCTGGCAACAAGGATCGATAAGTTCTCTTCCTGGAACCACTTCTCAGCAAACACCGGAAGTAACCTTATAAGCAGGTTCTGTGTGATGTTCGTGGAGGCAACCAACCTTGGAGGGCAGCCTGAGATCATCGGCGACATAATAGCAAGCAATTTTCACAGGATAGTCAACCTGAGGAAAAAAAGGACCCAGTCCGCAAGCAGCCTTGTGGGTGTCCTCTACGGCCTGACAGGAGGCATAGGTTTTACCATGTACATTTCCCTTGGTGTGGTGGGACTGATGCAGGAGATGTTCGCAACTGTGGAGATGCCTGCAGGTATGTCCATAGGCATGGTGCTGTACACCAATGTGGGTAACATGACAACTCTTGAGAACATGGTTCTCGGCATAATGATAGGCCACTCGTTCATGTCTGCGCTTCTCATTCGCATAGTTGACGGGGGACACATGCTTAGCTCAACCATCGACTTCGTCGTCATGGTGTGGATATCTGCAATAAGTGCAGTGGTAACGATAGCAGCAGTGTCATCTCTTCTTGGAATGGGTTGAAGCGATAGGCAGGTGAGTAAGGGTAAAGAGAAGACCCGTTTTCCGAAATACGGAAGGGTTTCCCTACTCCGTTCTTTCCTTTTCCCTTCTGATGTAATCTACAACGGCACAGGTCATTTCCTTGGTTGTATAGGTCCCTCCAAGGTCGGGAGTGGTAATCCCTTCTGTGAGGGCGGCATCGACAGCCTCTTCCACCAATGCGGCTTCGGGCATCTTCCCATACCATTCCAGCATCATCCTCAGGCTCAGTATGGCTGCGATGGGATTTGCAATGCCCTTTCCTGCGATGTCGGGTGCGCTCCCGTGCACAGGTTCAAAGAAAGCGTGCCGTGAACCGATATTGGCACTGGGAAGCAGTCCGAGGCTGCCCACAAGGGCCGCAGACATATCGCTGAGTATATCCCCGAAAAGATTGGTTGTGACTATTACATCGTATCTCTCAGGCGACCTGATGAGCTTATATGCCATCGAATCCACAAGCTCGTCAGTATACTCCACGCCTTTTGAACCTGCAACTTCGCGGCAGACATCCAGGAAGAGCTTGTCCGACTTCATGACATTGGATTTGTGAACGATCACAAGCTGGCTCTTTCTGCTCTTTGCCAGCTTGCAGGCATATTCGGCTATTCGTTCGGAGCCCTTGCGTGTGATGATCCGCTTTGTCCAGGATATGTCCTGCCCTATCTCCTCTATTCCGGAGTATAGCCCCTCGGTATTCTCCCTGACTATCACGAAATTGAAATTGCTCCTTCCTAGAATGCCCTTTACGGAAGGCAGGGGCCTTATCGGGCGGATATTTGCATACATATCAAGCTCTTTCCTGATGGTAAGGAGCACGCTTTTGTAATTGGGGTCAGGCGGGGTCGTTATGGCCCCGAAAAGTATGCAGTCACATCCTTTGAGGACCTTCAGGTCGTCTTCGGTTATCGCCTGTCCTGTCCTCTCCCACTTGCCGTATCCCAGCTCCACCGGGACCTTCTCGACATCAAGCCCGAGTGCATCAAGCACTTCCACAGCTGCCGGGATCACTTCTTTTCCGATCCCGTCACCCTCTACAATAGCAAGCCTCAACTTCTCACCTCGATCATCAGTTCAGGAATTCTCCGGCCTTCTCAGTTCCCTGACAAGGTCCCATACAGCTCCCGCCACGAAGAACTCGGATGCGCCCCAGTGTACCACAGCTCCTCTGACGCCATTGATCGTTACGATGCCTGACTTTTCCGAACGGCAGCATCTTGTTATAAATGGCTTTGAAGGTTTAAATACATCCGACCTGAAGGGGCAGATATTCACAAAAGAATAAGCAATTCCCGGAAATCTCGACTCGAAGAGACTTCTCGATATTTCGCATCCCACCAGCAGGGACCCATCCTCTGTGATGACATCGGAATCCAGGCATTTCCCCCGCAGTCCCGACGATGAACAGGGAAACACCGTTCCCTCACCCTCGAACTGTCTAAGATCCGTCAGGTTCTCTGAGAATCTTATCGCAAGGTCACCGAAAATGCCGCTATCCTCAAGCCGCCGGATAACGCTTGAAAGCCAGGATGGCTCAGGAGGCACCACATCCACGATCTCAATGTCTAGTATCGCAGAGAGCTCCGGTTTGTGCACGAAGGTCACATGCTTGTCAATGCCGGTGAATATGACCGTATTGACATTGCCTTTGCATAATTGATGCGCTGTCCCTATCAGGAGTGCGCGGTCC
Proteins encoded:
- a CDS encoding DUF7714 family protein, producing the protein MIFPPEYKNVGLTHPMPADADRRIYFLTEYMIEEDCSTEDGNCSYSLYKVIKTGDQLLRDVSSLELISSGEKVIKYDRELNIKDRALLIGTAHQLCKGNVNTVIFTGIDKHVTFVHKPELSAILDIEIVDVVPPEPSWLSSVIRRLEDSGIFGDLAIRFSENLTDLRQFEGEGTVFPCSSSGLRGKCLDSDVITEDGSLLVGCEISRSLFESRFPGIAYSFVNICPFRSDVFKPSKPFITRCCRSEKSGIVTINGVRGAVVHWGASEFFVAGAVWDLVRELRRPENS
- the flaJ gene encoding archaellar assembly protein FlaJ, giving the protein MGNSYEKAFKNLGMDPRDYARKFALPIIVFGIVFAVLMQILLPTLFVGPASYIPALVAFICVFFAFSYPLSVLASKAARMDNNMHYYITQMGSIATAETPRLDIIRIVSENEDYRELAHETRKIYDLVTVWNMSLADACRFISKRTPSVIFEDFLDRFAHALQSGEDVKSFLFAEQNVVMNEYEAMYNGALYSVEIVKELFVSLVMSLIFLASFAVIMPVITGMNAELLMAIVVVVFLVTDLVLVMFTRSKVPQDPAWSRSKALTKDKIRLYRSIPVSLAGCLIVGVALLLYGKVNTSIAVAMFFTPLVYTGYVARKIEKSIRRKDENFPAFIRSLGSSAGARGGMIDDALRALRAHDFGPLTKDVNNLYKMLATRIDKFSSWNHFSANTGSNLISRFCVMFVEATNLGGQPEIIGDIIASNFHRIVNLRKKRTQSASSLVGVLYGLTGGIGFTMYISLGVVGLMQEMFATVEMPAGMSIGMVLYTNVGNMTTLENMVLGIMIGHSFMSALLIRIVDGGHMLSSTIDFVVMVWISAISAVVTIAAVSSLLGMG
- a CDS encoding isocitrate/isopropylmalate dehydrogenase family protein codes for the protein MRLAIVEGDGIGKEVIPAAVEVLDALGLDVEKVPVELGYGKWERTGQAITEDDLKVLKGCDCILFGAITTPPDPNYKSVLLTIRKELDMYANIRPIRPLPSVKGILGRSNFNFVIVRENTEGLYSGIEEIGQDISWTKRIITRKGSERIAEYACKLAKSRKSQLVIVHKSNVMKSDKLFLDVCREVAGSKGVEYTDELVDSMAYKLIRSPERYDVIVTTNLFGDILSDMSAALVGSLGLLPSANIGSRHAFFEPVHGSAPDIAGKGIANPIAAILSLRMMLEWYGKMPEAALVEEAVDAALTEGITTPDLGGTYTTKEMTCAVVDYIRREKERTE